One genomic region from Halobacteriovorax sp. HLS encodes:
- a CDS encoding acyltransferase, whose amino-acid sequence MLIVEKIFDRLCFYLYFRNQYKKKFLKYGDNIRWGRDGRFLTIPRSIRISCPEKISLGNNVRIDEGVYLQCHPKGGGIEIKDDCRINSHTHIQAFSKISLGEKVLVAPFCLMNNGKHGIGDNSAIMDQDYVDCGEISIAAGAWLGHGSKVLGGVSISSNSTIACSAVVTKSFYSSGAVIVGIPAREVREK is encoded by the coding sequence TTGTTAATAGTAGAAAAGATTTTTGATAGACTTTGTTTCTATTTGTACTTTCGTAATCAATATAAAAAGAAGTTCCTTAAGTATGGTGACAATATAAGATGGGGAAGGGATGGGCGTTTTCTAACCATTCCGCGTAGTATTCGTATCTCATGTCCTGAGAAAATTTCTCTTGGTAATAATGTAAGAATCGATGAAGGTGTTTATCTACAGTGTCATCCTAAAGGTGGTGGGATAGAGATTAAAGATGATTGTCGCATCAACTCTCATACACATATTCAAGCATTTTCAAAAATATCTCTTGGAGAAAAAGTTTTAGTTGCGCCATTTTGCTTGATGAATAATGGGAAACATGGAATAGGCGACAATAGTGCTATCATGGATCAGGATTATGTAGATTGTGGAGAGATTAGTATTGCGGCTGGTGCTTGGTTAGGGCATGGAAGTAAAGTTCTTGGAGGCGTTTCCATCTCTAGCAATTCAACTATAGCCTGTAGTGCTGTTGTAACAAAGTCTTTTTATAGCAGTGGAGCAGTTATAGTCGGTATTCCAGCGAGAGAAGTCCGTGAAAAATAG
- a CDS encoding YheT family hydrolase, whose protein sequence is MPLIKESTYRPSKLMKNGHIQTLYPYFFRKVKDINFSRKRLKTPDNDFLDIDISDINSSKLIVLSHGLEGSSDTQYIRGMTRHFNNLGFDVVSWNMRSCSGELNWTEKFYHALMTSDLDQVIEFSKSRKSYQEINLIGFSLGAILTSNYLSEKAQQVDPLIKKATVFSTPCDLYSSVKELSRPMNKMYLENFLSTMRKKILLKHNTIGLSKVDVKHIGKIKSFEEFDNRFTAPLHGFKDAYDYYEKGSCKLKLKNIAIPTLMVNAKNDPFLGRDCFPIKEARDNDNLYLEIPKTGGHVGFFESIRKDILWSELRAQAFIMDEDIIKR, encoded by the coding sequence ATGCCACTAATTAAAGAATCCACATATAGACCGTCTAAGTTAATGAAAAATGGTCATATTCAGACACTTTACCCTTATTTTTTCAGAAAAGTTAAGGATATTAACTTCTCAAGAAAGAGACTTAAGACTCCAGACAATGATTTTCTCGATATTGATATAAGTGATATTAATTCTTCTAAATTGATTGTTCTATCTCATGGTTTAGAAGGCTCAAGTGATACTCAGTATATTCGAGGAATGACTAGACACTTTAATAATTTAGGATTTGATGTGGTCTCCTGGAATATGAGAAGCTGCTCAGGAGAGCTAAATTGGACAGAGAAATTCTATCATGCGCTGATGACAAGCGATCTTGATCAGGTTATTGAATTTTCGAAGTCAAGAAAGTCTTATCAGGAAATTAACCTAATTGGTTTTAGTCTTGGAGCAATTCTAACAAGTAATTATCTTAGCGAAAAAGCTCAACAAGTAGATCCACTTATAAAGAAAGCTACTGTGTTTTCTACTCCTTGTGACCTCTATTCTTCTGTTAAAGAGCTTTCGAGACCAATGAATAAAATGTATCTAGAGAACTTTCTAAGTACCATGAGAAAGAAGATTCTCCTTAAACACAACACGATTGGACTATCTAAAGTTGATGTTAAACATATTGGTAAAATCAAAAGCTTTGAAGAGTTTGATAATAGATTTACCGCTCCCCTACATGGCTTTAAGGATGCATATGACTATTATGAAAAAGGAAGTTGCAAACTTAAGTTAAAAAATATTGCGATACCAACTCTAATGGTTAATGCAAAGAATGACCCGTTCTTAGGTAGAGACTGTTTCCCTATAAAAGAAGCAAGGGATAATGATAATTTATATCTTGAAATCCCAAAGACTGGTGGTCACGTAGGTTTTTTTGAATCAATTAGAAAAGATATTCTTTGGTCTGAACTTAGGGCCCAAGCTTTTATCATGGATGAAGATATTATTAAGAGATAA
- a CDS encoding MraY family glycosyltransferase has protein sequence MNHKILLIGTVLINLGLLFTVARSRSIKNTILRELFYIPARKSKTNAVVLGGLALSFSTLFVVYYFYSNSLMITLEKFSSLGFILSIFLVTIHGYLDDKFEISPRIKLLSQLFAVMTFSLFLVIILQREFIIFFIPIAVFWGFGTLNGSNLLDGLDTMTVKVSSVVFLTFYSIGFLYNIKNIILITPLLYIGICSFYFFNKEPAKIHLGEIGANLLGLTYIFLSSLIYINTFKEIGPSQAIFLSLLPLSIPMIELAVSFLRRLYFKKSPFKSDRLHIHHILTRERKYSASKAASATALIFLVPTLVCLFILQDNVVLTYFIHGFSSMGLYILVCYKYWKKDHDLEMQESIEVGKNLKSKNIKLISSKIVEDFEIIIDSEQKKD, from the coding sequence ATGAACCATAAGATTCTTCTCATTGGAACAGTCCTAATAAACCTAGGACTTCTCTTTACTGTAGCTAGGTCTAGAAGTATTAAGAACACTATCCTCCGAGAACTTTTCTACATTCCAGCAAGAAAATCTAAAACAAATGCTGTTGTCTTGGGTGGACTGGCCCTTTCATTTTCAACGCTCTTTGTAGTTTACTATTTCTATTCGAACTCCCTCATGATCACTTTAGAAAAATTCTCAAGCCTTGGGTTTATCCTTTCGATTTTTCTAGTTACAATTCATGGTTATCTTGATGATAAGTTTGAGATATCCCCAAGAATAAAATTATTAAGTCAGCTCTTTGCTGTTATGACCTTTTCTCTTTTTCTAGTCATTATTCTTCAGCGCGAATTCATCATCTTCTTTATACCTATTGCAGTGTTTTGGGGATTTGGAACTCTTAATGGGAGTAATCTTTTAGACGGGTTAGATACGATGACAGTTAAGGTCTCTTCTGTTGTCTTTCTAACTTTTTACAGTATTGGCTTTCTTTATAATATTAAAAACATTATCCTGATTACGCCTCTACTATATATTGGGATCTGCTCTTTTTACTTCTTTAACAAAGAACCTGCAAAAATACATCTGGGAGAAATTGGAGCCAATCTTCTGGGACTCACTTATATTTTCCTATCATCTTTGATTTATATCAACACATTTAAAGAAATTGGACCGTCACAGGCAATCTTCCTCTCTCTTCTACCTCTTTCAATTCCTATGATTGAACTAGCGGTTAGCTTCCTAAGAAGGCTTTATTTTAAGAAGTCTCCTTTTAAGTCAGATAGACTCCATATCCATCATATTCTCACTAGAGAAAGAAAATACTCTGCGAGCAAAGCTGCATCAGCAACAGCTCTAATTTTCTTAGTACCTACTCTTGTCTGTCTTTTCATTCTTCAAGACAACGTAGTTTTAACCTACTTTATTCATGGATTCTCTTCAATGGGGCTTTATATTTTAGTTTGCTATAAGTATTGGAAAAAAGATCATGATCTTGAGATGCAAGAAAGTATTGAAGTTGGAAAAAACTTAAAGTCAAAAAATATAAAATTAATCAGCAGTAAGATTGTTGAAGACTTTGAAATTATAATCGACTCAGAACAAAAGAAAGACTAA
- a CDS encoding glycosyltransferase family 2 protein, which translates to MITLIVPTFNRAYALKQVLDTFYTQEDVSEVIFIDDCSEDDTKEVVDQFSKKYPEIQTKYFRNNENFGASYGRKLGYQQASNEYVMYCDDDEFLGELYAKTCLEKLLSSGADVVSGRHFYREVGESFESSLSRFGDGLNNDVVFDKFRFQIKTDSIHRTDIEVPFTHAIFLTKKSLLEKYSFDVFYSKGNGFREESDFQLNLFCNGGRILVTNDVHCIHMNLSEVKSGGQRVSRLERFYWTLYYTNYFMNKYFYKVRDKLNIRYPLWVGKGIYFILTFDQFFIRPFRVLLSRGFK; encoded by the coding sequence TTGATAACATTGATTGTTCCTACATTTAATCGGGCATATGCCCTTAAGCAGGTCTTAGACACTTTTTATACACAGGAAGATGTCTCTGAGGTGATTTTTATTGATGACTGCTCGGAAGATGACACTAAAGAAGTTGTTGATCAATTTTCTAAAAAGTACCCAGAGATTCAAACGAAGTACTTTAGAAATAATGAAAACTTTGGAGCGTCTTACGGAAGGAAGCTAGGTTATCAGCAAGCGTCGAATGAGTATGTGATGTACTGTGATGATGATGAGTTTCTTGGCGAATTATATGCAAAAACTTGTTTGGAAAAATTATTATCAAGTGGTGCAGACGTTGTATCCGGACGACATTTTTACCGCGAAGTTGGAGAGAGCTTTGAGTCTTCACTCTCAAGATTTGGAGATGGTTTAAATAATGATGTTGTGTTCGATAAATTTAGATTTCAAATAAAGACTGACTCAATACATAGAACCGATATTGAAGTTCCTTTTACTCATGCAATTTTTTTAACGAAGAAATCTTTGCTTGAAAAATATTCTTTTGATGTTTTTTACTCTAAAGGGAATGGTTTTCGCGAGGAAAGTGATTTCCAGTTAAACCTCTTTTGTAACGGGGGGAGAATTCTTGTCACTAATGATGTTCATTGCATACATATGAATTTAAGTGAGGTTAAGTCAGGCGGACAAAGGGTAAGTCGTTTAGAGAGATTTTACTGGACTCTTTACTATACAAACTATTTTATGAATAAGTATTTCTATAAGGTTAGAGATAAGCTTAATATAAGATACCCTCTATGGGTAGGTAAGGGGATTTACTTTATCCTTACCTTTGACCAGTTCTTTATTAGACCATTTCGTGTTCTTCTTTCGAGGGGGTTCAAATGA
- a CDS encoding lipopolysaccharide biosynthesis protein yields the protein MKDKLVNNILYSFLEKLFQILSGFVSSFFIIRMLERESYGVIGIVAGFYALVNIFNFSYEAIIVRDHKKFDDDELGHFLAFSLYKMIVLFFLSLVLAIGLSFQHSNFEFYYAVGSIFAVFSLDFLSAPIVLLATSRFRHDLVSKVSFLRYVLNVVLLGGLFYYPNLKYLFIKDIFVLFVVSVAWIIVLKKSLKVKTALVRQFIKFDTIKFYKNISDYSLWTHLIACVTYFIYRADTIFLSFISPLRTIGNYNVALSCGNFANIAPAILGFQNSVAISNVEDHLEIERVSSSFTRISIIASALMLAGLFFTGEFLLEIVTGQNDVSEIFFYTKCIVIGLLLVKSLASPMVSVIQMKGNVKELFLKVNIPVFFITVITYSLSSIFYGARGVAIANIINSLVWIVLLYFEFNKMGFKLVLTSGYGDDLKKLCDVIRRKFC from the coding sequence GTGAAAGATAAATTAGTCAATAATATATTATATTCTTTTCTAGAGAAGCTTTTTCAAATTCTCTCTGGATTTGTGTCTTCATTTTTCATTATTAGAATGCTTGAACGTGAGAGTTATGGTGTTATTGGAATAGTCGCAGGCTTTTACGCTCTAGTAAATATTTTCAATTTCTCTTATGAGGCAATAATTGTTAGAGATCATAAGAAGTTTGATGATGATGAGTTAGGACATTTTCTTGCGTTTAGTCTTTATAAAATGATTGTCTTATTCTTTTTGAGTCTAGTGCTAGCGATCGGGCTTAGCTTTCAACATTCGAACTTTGAATTCTATTATGCGGTAGGCTCAATTTTTGCAGTCTTTAGCTTAGACTTTCTCTCTGCTCCAATTGTATTGCTAGCAACTTCGAGATTTAGACATGATTTAGTTAGTAAGGTTTCATTTCTTAGGTATGTATTGAATGTTGTATTACTAGGAGGACTTTTTTATTATCCTAATCTTAAATATCTTTTTATTAAAGATATTTTTGTTTTATTTGTCGTATCTGTTGCATGGATCATAGTTCTTAAAAAAAGTTTAAAGGTGAAAACAGCTCTGGTAAGACAGTTTATAAAGTTTGATACAATTAAATTCTATAAGAATATTAGCGATTATTCTTTATGGACACATTTGATTGCGTGCGTGACATATTTCATTTATCGCGCAGATACAATTTTTCTCTCCTTTATTTCTCCACTTAGAACTATAGGTAATTATAATGTGGCATTATCGTGTGGGAATTTTGCCAATATTGCACCTGCTATTTTAGGGTTTCAAAATTCTGTGGCCATCTCAAATGTTGAAGATCATTTGGAGATCGAAAGAGTGAGTTCTTCTTTTACTAGGATATCAATAATTGCTTCTGCTCTTATGCTGGCAGGACTTTTTTTTACTGGAGAATTTCTGTTAGAAATAGTCACGGGGCAAAATGATGTTTCTGAAATATTTTTCTACACGAAATGTATTGTAATAGGACTACTCCTCGTGAAATCACTTGCTTCTCCAATGGTTTCAGTTATTCAGATGAAGGGGAATGTAAAAGAATTGTTTCTTAAAGTTAATATACCTGTTTTTTTTATAACAGTGATAACTTACTCTCTAAGTTCTATATTCTATGGTGCTAGAGGAGTTGCCATTGCAAATATAATAAATTCATTAGTGTGGATAGTTCTGTTGTATTTTGAATTTAATAAAATGGGCTTCAAGTTAGTTCTAACTTCTGGTTATGGAGATGATTTGAAAAAGTTATGTGATGTTATAAGGAGAAAGTTTTGTTAA